In Chryseobacterium scophthalmum, the genomic stretch CATCAAATGTTTCGATCTTAATATCATCATGTGGAATTGTGTAGCCATTCCCGTTACTGACAATAAAACTTCCGGTAATGTTGGGTAATTTATAATTAAAAATATCAGGTTTTGTATCATAATTCCCTTCGTAAAAACCTTCTATATAAGGCCTTATGTCATTATCGTATACACCGACATCTCTAATGTTTTGATTGGCAACATTTATATCTTTTGTATAGTGAGAAAAATACTTATCATCTTTATCAACAATATTTTGTGTAATATTACCAGGTATATTCAAAGCCCAGCCTAATCCTACAATTCCAGCTACTTCATTCAGTTTTATTCCGCCTGTATTGTACGATATTGAAATAGGGATATTTAGACCTTCACTTTGAATTGTATAAATTGGAACATTTATATTAGCTTTTCCCTTAAATAAATCAACAGGTAATTTTCCAACTTTATCTAATGCATACGCATTAGCTGTTGTGGGAAAAGGAAGAATATTTCTTTTTTGCGAGTCGTTTCCTATTCCTAATTGCGCGTATCCCATAAAAACATAGGACAGCAAAAATAATATTAGAGTCTTCTTCATTGTATTTTATTTTTTAATCAATTTAGCATTCGCAGTTTTTTCAGTATCAGTTTTTATCACAATCAGATACGCTCCCTGAATCAAATTCTGTGTATTAATCTTCGTTACTTTATTTTTTGTTTTCAAGCTTTGAAGCTGTCTTCCGCCCATATCATAAAGAGTAATATCAGCTTCTTTGAAATCAAACCCAATTTCCACATAAGCATAATCTGAAACAGGATTAGGGTAAATCTTAATATTCTGTTTTTCTATTAACTGGTCAATCTGCGAATCTCCCAATTTTACAATCTTCCAGTTCTCTTTCCCCAATTCTTCAGCACTTGTTCCTGCCAAAACGATTGAACCGTCTTTATTCATTTTCAGATCAGAAAGTCTTTCTTCTTTCTTCCTTGATTCACCTTTTATATGTTTGCGCCACTGTTCATTCCCGTCATTGTCGATATAAAGCATCCAAAAGGTCTCATCATCAGTTTCAATTCTTCCTTCAGCCTGAGTGTAACCTCCGAGTAAAACGCCTTTAGAATTCTTCCCATCTCTTGCGTTTATCACATTCATTCCCATCAGAATATCACGGTTTTTAAAATTGTAAGATTTCTGCCACTGTTCTTCTCCTTTTGTGTTTAAAGAGATCAGCCAGACATCAGTTCCTTCTTCAATTCCTACGGTCTTGTTACCAGATTTCTCTGATCTCGATTCTCCGCCAATAATATATCCCGATGAAGTAAAAACCATGGTTCTCAAATGGTCATCACCTTTACCTCCGAAGTTCTTTTCCCATTCAATTTTGTTGTCTTTGTTGAGCTTTATTACCCAGTAATCGCCCTCTCCGAAATTGGGGCTGGATTTGGAGGTTCGTGATACAGGATTCGAGGTTTCGTTACTACCACTGTTTCCCGCTGAACTCGAATCCCGTAACTCAGAACTCCTTGAATAGATTCCCAATAGCGCTCCTCCATCCGGTGTAGGAATCATTTTTTCCACCTCATCCAAACCTCTTCCGCCTATAATTAATTCTGAAAGTACTTTTCCGTTCTTGTCAAGTCTTGTTACCGTAACATCTTTCGATCCGAATCCGTTGGCAGCATTCTGAATATTTCCAGCGACCATAAAACCAAAATCAGCAGTCTGAATCACGGATCTTGCTTCTTCATCCTGTGACGTTCCTAAAGTTTTCTGCCATAATTCATCCCCGAATTCATTGATTCTGATCAGCCAGATATCAGATCCTCCTTTAGAAGCATCTTTTTTATCTAAACCTTTTCCGGAAAAAGAAGTTCCTGCCAAAAGAAATCCTCCTTCCTGGGTTGCAACCGTTGACGATAAAAAGTCGTGATTCTGTCCTGAGAAATACTTTTCCCAAACTTCTTCTCCCTGTTGATTTAATTTAACAAGATGAAAATCGTAGCCGTTGTTTTGTTTTGAAGCTGCAGATGACACTGCAGTTTTACCTGCTGCCTGAATACTGCTACCTGTTACGAGATATTGATGATCGACAGTTGTGGTAACTTGTGAGAGAAAATCCTGTGTAGAAGATTTAATATCTTTCTGCCATACCACATCCTGAGCATATAATACAGCAGTTGTGCATACGAAAAATGCACTCGTGTAGAGTTTTTTCATGATTTGCGTTTTTTAATTATTATTTCCTACTAAATTAACTTTTTTTAACAAATTTCACAAGCATTTTGATACAAATTTGACAAACATGATTATTTATTCTGTAAAAATAAGTCTGCGTTGCGACAGAAATTGACGTGTTAAAAAATAAATGCGTGTGGCAAAAAAAGAGAAAGAATAGTGACAAACTTAATTGAACTAGCTTTTGAAATTAAAACTAAGTAATTTATAATTATGTTTATTTTTTTGATAATAGAATTTATAAAAACTTACTCAAAACTCCATTTTCAAATGTCATTCCAGAATTTAAACAAATAAGTTAAGAATTGTAATTTTTTATTTTAAACAAAAAGGATGAAGTTTTAAACCTCATCCTTTATAATTTATGTCTTATAATTTTAAGAATACTGAAATTTTCTTACAGCTTCTAAAGTCATATCGATTTCTTTGTCTTTGATCGCATTACTGATGAAATAGGTTTCATAACCACTTGGCGGAAGATAAATTCCGTTGGTCAACATCTGATGAAAGAAATTATTAAACAGTGCATGATTAGCATTCTGTGCCTCATCAAAATTAGAAACCGCATTGATGTGGAAGAAAACCGACATCATTGAGCCTTTTCTGTTGATCCTGTGCTCAATTCCTTTTTCACTTAAAATTTTTCCGATTTCAAAGTCTAAAGTTTCTGTTGTTTTAGCTAATCTGTTGAAAAATTCAGGGTCATTTTTAATGATTTGCAAAGTTTTTAAACCTGCTCTCATTGCCAAAGGATTTCCACTTAGTGTTCCTGCCTGATAAACGCCGCCTTTTGGAGCCAAATGGTCCATAATTTCGTTTCTTCCAGCAAAAGCTCCTACCGGAAGTCCACCTCCGATTACTTTACCGTAAGTTACCAAATCGGCTTTCACATTAAACAATTCCTGAGCTCCACCAAAAGCTAGTCTGAAACCTGTCATTACTTCATCAAAAATCAATAAAGCTCCGTTTTCGTCACAGATTTTTCTTAATTTTTGTAAGAAATCGTTTTCAGGAAGTACACAACCCATGTTTCCTGCAACTGGTTCGATAATTACCGCTGCAATTTCACCCTGATTATGTCTGAACAGATCTTCAACTTGCTCAAAATCATTATATCTCGCTAACAAAGTGTCTTTTGCTGTTCCAGCCGTTACGCCCGGAGAATTTGGATTTCCAAAAGTAGCAGCGCCACTTCCCGCTTTTATTAAAAATGAATCTGAATGTCCGTGATAACAGCCTTCAAATTTTATAAACTTATCTCTTCCTGTAAAACCTCTTGCCAATCTGATTGCGCTCATACAAGCTTCTGTACCTGAAGAAACCATTCTGATCTGGTCGATATTCGGAACATTTTCGGTAATGAATTTTGCAATTTCAGTTTCCAATTCTGTTGGTGCACCAAAAGAGAAACCTTTTTGTGCCTGAATTTTTAATTCTTCTAAAACTTCAGGATGGGTGTGACCCAAAATTGCAGGTCCCCAAGAATTAATGTAGTCTACATACGTGTTATCATCGGCATCTGTAAGGTAAGCGCCTTTCGCAGATTTCATAAAAACGGGAACTCCACCCACCGATTTAAACGCACGAACCGGAGAATTTACACCTCCCGGAATATATTTGTAAGCTTCTTCAAATAAAGCTGAACTTCTTTGGTATTTCATTATATTTAGTTGATAGTTGATGGTAATTAGTTAATAGCGATTAATTATCAGTTCTTAAAACTAACAACCATCAACTAAAACCTAACAACTGATTTTAGTTTCTAGGTTTTTTGTCAATCAGATAAATAAGCTGTCCAGCAGATGGTTTTTGACCTTCATCCATTCTGTTTTTAGCGTATAATTTATGGAGTTTGATACCAAATTTCTGTGCGATATCATACATATCTTCACCAGATTCGGCTTTATAGATTGCAGTATTTCCTTCAGAATTTTTAGATTCAAGGAAAACGACTTCATTTTTTGCCAATGCCGTTCCTTCAAGCTCATTCCATTTCATCAGTTTACTTTCGCTGATTTTAAATTTCTTAGCAATATACTGTACATCAGTATCTTCAGGAATTACAATATATTTTAAACCGCCATTCGGATGGCTTTTAATTAAAATTGAATTAAGAATTTCAGCTTTGGTTTTAATTCTTTCCACTCTCTGCTGTTGTTGCGCATAAGAAGTCGCTTTGTAAGGAACTTTTACAGTAACAGGAGTTGTCGTCTTTTTTGTAGCTTTTGCAGGCTCCATTCTCGCCATGAAAGTACGGTCGTCTTTCAGATCAGGATATTTTTTTAATACTGCATAAAGAACTTCCTTAGAATTTACTTCATCAAACTCATACAGCTTGTATTTTTCAATTTTTCCGATAAGAATTGATGCATAACGAGGATTGGTTGCGTAACCAGCTTTTTTTAAACCATGCGCCCAAGCTCTGTAATCTTTCATATCAAGATCAAAAAGTTTGGTGTAATATTTTCTTGTTGCCAAAAATATAGAGTGGTCTTCGTAAGATTGTTTAGGATCGTCATACACACGGAAACATTCATTTGGAGCATCATCGGTGTGCTTCATTGTCTTTCCGGTCCAGTCTTCTTTACATTTTATACCGAAATGGTTTTTGCCTTCCTGCGCCAAACGGCTTTGTCCGCCACCTGTTTCTAAAAGTCCTTGCGCAAGAGTAATTGAAGCCGGAATTTTATATTTTTCCATTTCTTCAACCGCATATTGAGCAAATTTCTGAATGTATTGATCTTCTGTAGCCCAGGTCTGAGCTGAGAATTTTGATAAAACTAAAAGGCTAATTAGTAAGAAAAGTCTTTTCATGTTTTTTGATTTTTAAAGCCAGACAAGTAATCACTTGCATTTTAAAATTGCTGCATGAATGCATCATGCTTTTCAGCTTTATATTATTAAATTTCTATTTTGTTTTTCTAAAAGCAAATTGGCTCCTTCTATTCCCTGCAAACCTCCGGTATGAAAACACAGAATTTTGCTTCCTTCAGGAAAATAATCAGCATCAATCATTTCAAAAACTTTCTGCATCATTTTTCCTGTATACACTGGTTCTAAAGGAATATCAAATTTCGCTTTAAAATCATTGATATAACGAACATTTTCATCATTTATTTTACCATAACCGCCAAAAGCAGCATCGGTTAGATGAAAATTTCTTTTAGAGGTTAATTCTGATATTTTGCTTTCTAAAGAAGAATCTTCAACTACTTTAAAACCTATAACTTTCTGATTATCTTCACAAAATTCTGAAATCCCCGCCAAAGTACCTCCGGTTCCAACTGCTGTGCAAAGATAATCAAAATCTTTTGTATCGTTATTGAGCATCATTTTTACGCCCTGAACAGCGTGTTTATTGGTTCCGCCTTCAGGAATTATTAATGCTTCAGGAAATTCATGTTGTAAAAATTCGGTCAGTTTTTCTTTATGGCGATATTCTTCACGCGAAACAAATTTTAAATTCATTCCGTTTCTTTTGGCAAAAAGTAAAGTGGGATTATCCCGCCATTTTTTTTCTAATTCTTCGCCTCTTATAATGCCTAAAGTTTTAATTCCAAAAAGATTTCCTGTGGCAGAAACTGCCGAAATATGGTTTGAATAGGCTCCGCCAAATGTAATGATTAAAGGATTTTCCGGCAGAGTTTCTAAATAATTATTGATGTTATAAAAAAGTTTCCAGTATTTGTTTCCTGAAATTTGAGGATGAATGAAGTCTTCTCTTTTGATGAAAAGTTTTACTTTTTTATTAATTAGGATTTCCTGAATGGGAATAGTTTCTGTAGGAAGTTGTAATAGCATTTCTTCGTTTAAATGATATTTGTTTTAACAAAATTAGTTTTTTTATTTGAGCTTGTGTAAGTAACACTAATTCTTAAGCAAAATTGAGGATATTTTGTGAAGGTATTTTTAAACCACCCCGTCAAAAATTCTTTGAATTTTTGCCACCCCTCCAGAGGAGGGGAATTTTGTTCCACATTTTTTATAACGAATTTATAATTAAAAGTATTTTCTGAATGCCCAGAATTTTCTATTTTTAAGATAATTTAAATCATGTTCCATTGAATAAGCTTCTCTTTCAAAAGAAATTGCGTGATAGGCTGCATGTGCATTTTTAAGTCTGAAGAAATGATAGTAATATTCTGCAACATATAAAATGTAAAAGAAGACAATCAATAACTCCAATTGCTGTCTGATATGAATTTTTTCATGATTAATCAGAACTCTATTCTTCTTATCTTCAGGATTTTTAATGAAAATAAAAGGATAGAGCGTAATGCCGTTTATTTTTGTATTTTTGAGGAGCTTTTGGCACACAATTATCATGATAACAAATATAAAAGTTTTGATTTAACTTATGGCTCTTTTTGAAATCAAAGAGGGTGAAGACTTTTACTATAACGAGCAAGGTTACAAAGTTTTTACCGAAAAATTCCATCTTAAACGTGGACATTGCTGTAAAAGCGGTTGCAGACATTGCCCATACGGATACGATAAGAAGACAGACACATTTATAAAAACCACTAAAAAAAATAAATAAAATGAAGAAATATATTTTTATTTTGCTTGCA encodes the following:
- a CDS encoding glucosaminidase domain-containing protein, coding for MKRLFLLISLLVLSKFSAQTWATEDQYIQKFAQYAVEEMEKYKIPASITLAQGLLETGGGQSRLAQEGKNHFGIKCKEDWTGKTMKHTDDAPNECFRVYDDPKQSYEDHSIFLATRKYYTKLFDLDMKDYRAWAHGLKKAGYATNPRYASILIGKIEKYKLYEFDEVNSKEVLYAVLKKYPDLKDDRTFMARMEPAKATKKTTTPVTVKVPYKATSYAQQQQRVERIKTKAEILNSILIKSHPNGGLKYIVIPEDTDVQYIAKKFKISESKLMKWNELEGTALAKNEVVFLESKNSEGNTAIYKAESGEDMYDIAQKFGIKLHKLYAKNRMDEGQKPSAGQLIYLIDKKPRN
- a CDS encoding 1-aminocyclopropane-1-carboxylate deaminase/D-cysteine desulfhydrase, whose translation is MLLQLPTETIPIQEILINKKVKLFIKREDFIHPQISGNKYWKLFYNINNYLETLPENPLIITFGGAYSNHISAVSATGNLFGIKTLGIIRGEELEKKWRDNPTLLFAKRNGMNLKFVSREEYRHKEKLTEFLQHEFPEALIIPEGGTNKHAVQGVKMMLNNDTKDFDYLCTAVGTGGTLAGISEFCEDNQKVIGFKVVEDSSLESKISELTSKRNFHLTDAAFGGYGKINDENVRYINDFKAKFDIPLEPVYTGKMMQKVFEMIDADYFPEGSKILCFHTGGLQGIEGANLLLEKQNRNLII
- a CDS encoding DUF5522 domain-containing protein — protein: MALFEIKEGEDFYYNEQGYKVFTEKFHLKRGHCCKSGCRHCPYGYDKKTDTFIKTTKKNK
- the hemL gene encoding glutamate-1-semialdehyde 2,1-aminomutase, with the protein product MKYQRSSALFEEAYKYIPGGVNSPVRAFKSVGGVPVFMKSAKGAYLTDADDNTYVDYINSWGPAILGHTHPEVLEELKIQAQKGFSFGAPTELETEIAKFITENVPNIDQIRMVSSGTEACMSAIRLARGFTGRDKFIKFEGCYHGHSDSFLIKAGSGAATFGNPNSPGVTAGTAKDTLLARYNDFEQVEDLFRHNQGEIAAVIIEPVAGNMGCVLPENDFLQKLRKICDENGALLIFDEVMTGFRLAFGGAQELFNVKADLVTYGKVIGGGLPVGAFAGRNEIMDHLAPKGGVYQAGTLSGNPLAMRAGLKTLQIIKNDPEFFNRLAKTTETLDFEIGKILSEKGIEHRINRKGSMMSVFFHINAVSNFDEAQNANHALFNNFFHQMLTNGIYLPPSGYETYFISNAIKDKEIDMTLEAVRKFQYS
- a CDS encoding T9SS type A sorting domain-containing protein; the protein is MKKLYTSAFFVCTTAVLYAQDVVWQKDIKSSTQDFLSQVTTTVDHQYLVTGSSIQAAGKTAVSSAASKQNNGYDFHLVKLNQQGEEVWEKYFSGQNHDFLSSTVATQEGGFLLAGTSFSGKGLDKKDASKGGSDIWLIRINEFGDELWQKTLGTSQDEEARSVIQTADFGFMVAGNIQNAANGFGSKDVTVTRLDKNGKVLSELIIGGRGLDEVEKMIPTPDGGALLGIYSRSSELRDSSSAGNSGSNETSNPVSRTSKSSPNFGEGDYWVIKLNKDNKIEWEKNFGGKGDDHLRTMVFTSSGYIIGGESRSEKSGNKTVGIEEGTDVWLISLNTKGEEQWQKSYNFKNRDILMGMNVINARDGKNSKGVLLGGYTQAEGRIETDDETFWMLYIDNDGNEQWRKHIKGESRKKEERLSDLKMNKDGSIVLAGTSAEELGKENWKIVKLGDSQIDQLIEKQNIKIYPNPVSDYAYVEIGFDFKEADITLYDMGGRQLQSLKTKNKVTKINTQNLIQGAYLIVIKTDTEKTANAKLIKK